From Oculatellaceae cyanobacterium, the proteins below share one genomic window:
- a CDS encoding phospholipase D family protein, with translation MKQIVISLGSQLEKLCAEACNEVLLVAPFVKAFVLKELLAKISTDITVRCVTRWQPEEILRGVSDLEVWSLIKKHPRSSLWLRPDLHGKYYRADDKCLVGSANLTAKALGWSNSPNLELLVPLTASEPTLKAFEIELFKGCIQVDESLFEQMSATVQLVAEKYPELLPFVSETLNASESETAPSVEQVTVEAWLPTLRNPEDLYLAYSGKQEKLTTTAWEVATSDLRSLPVISNLPRTAFEACIGTLLLQKPILPHRYALSVPNYSEIFYRVKTER, from the coding sequence TTGAAACAAATTGTGATTTCGCTAGGAAGTCAATTAGAAAAGCTTTGTGCAGAAGCGTGCAATGAGGTTTTACTTGTCGCACCTTTTGTTAAAGCTTTTGTATTAAAGGAACTTTTAGCCAAGATATCTACTGACATAACTGTAAGATGTGTCACACGATGGCAACCTGAAGAAATTTTAAGAGGTGTAAGCGATCTGGAAGTATGGTCTTTAATTAAGAAACATCCTCGTTCATCACTGTGGCTGCGCCCAGACTTGCATGGAAAGTATTATCGTGCTGATGACAAATGTCTTGTTGGTTCGGCTAACTTAACAGCTAAGGCATTAGGTTGGTCAAACTCACCTAACCTTGAACTCCTAGTACCATTAACTGCTAGCGAACCGACTCTTAAGGCATTTGAGATAGAGTTGTTCAAAGGTTGCATTCAAGTCGATGAGAGTTTGTTCGAGCAAATGTCAGCGACAGTACAACTGGTAGCAGAAAAATATCCTGAGTTATTGCCTTTCGTTTCTGAGACTTTAAATGCTTCAGAATCAGAAACAGCCCCTTCCGTAGAGCAAGTTACAGTTGAGGCTTGGCTTCCAACCCTGCGGAATCCAGAGGATTTGTATCTAGCTTATTCTGGGAAACAGGAAAAACTAACCACAACAGCATGGGAGGTAGCCACTTCTGACTTGCGATCGCTACCTGTTATATCCAACCTTCCGCGAACAGCCTTTGAAGCCTGTATTGGCACTCTCCTACTCCAAAAACCAATCCTCCCCCATCGTTATGCTCTATCAGTGCCAAATTATTCGGAAATTTTCTATAGAGTCAAGACTGAGAGATGA
- a CDS encoding cysteine desulfurase family protein: protein MATEAAKKHPIYLDYHATTPTDPRVANQMMYYMTTAFGNASSVDHTYGDEAEKAVSKAAIHIAKLVEASPREIIFTSGATEGINLAIQGSLSPKSDKLHRIALLPLEHKAVLDTCHILEKRGLVELVYLQVDSRGRFDLNHLEQVCAEGLSLLCVMAANNEIGNIYPIEAIAQIAQRYSIPFLCDGSQAVGKIPIKFEEWGITYLAISAHKLYGPKGSGALVVRKGYNLEPIIFGGGHQKGMRSGTLNVPGIVGLGEACRLRQLEMEEDEKAIASRRDKLQNLLLDKIPGLVINGDTTSRLAGNLHISIPDIPNSAVIARVRSQLAISTGSACSSGVEAPSHVLQALHLPSQIIEGALRIGIGKFTTDEEIERAAEIIPTAASKTRQAMSIRL, encoded by the coding sequence ATGGCTACTGAAGCAGCAAAAAAGCATCCAATCTATCTCGACTATCACGCCACTACCCCCACAGATCCGAGAGTGGCAAACCAGATGATGTACTACATGACAACAGCATTTGGCAATGCCAGCAGTGTAGATCATACTTATGGTGATGAAGCAGAAAAAGCTGTATCAAAGGCAGCTATTCACATCGCTAAGTTAGTGGAAGCATCTCCCAGAGAAATCATTTTCACCTCTGGAGCAACCGAAGGCATTAACCTGGCAATTCAAGGTAGTCTTTCTCCTAAATCTGACAAACTTCACCGTATCGCGCTGCTTCCGCTAGAACATAAAGCTGTTCTCGACACCTGCCATATTCTAGAGAAACGGGGCTTAGTAGAATTGGTTTACCTGCAAGTTGATTCTAGAGGAAGATTTGACCTCAACCACCTAGAACAAGTTTGCGCTGAGGGACTTTCTTTATTGTGTGTTATGGCAGCCAATAACGAAATTGGCAATATTTACCCAATTGAGGCAATAGCCCAGATTGCTCAACGCTACAGTATTCCTTTCCTCTGTGATGGCTCCCAAGCAGTAGGAAAAATCCCCATAAAATTTGAAGAGTGGGGAATCACTTACCTAGCCATTTCTGCCCACAAACTATATGGCCCAAAAGGTTCTGGCGCATTAGTAGTCAGGAAGGGATATAACCTAGAACCAATTATTTTTGGTGGCGGTCATCAGAAAGGAATGAGGTCTGGAACGCTTAACGTTCCTGGCATAGTTGGCTTAGGAGAAGCTTGCCGCCTGCGTCAATTGGAGATGGAAGAGGATGAAAAAGCGATCGCATCTAGACGAGATAAACTTCAAAACTTACTGCTAGATAAAATTCCAGGGTTAGTCATCAATGGAGATACAACATCCCGACTTGCAGGCAATCTCCATATTTCAATCCCCGATATTCCTAATAGCGCGGTCATTGCTAGAGTACGCTCTCAACTTGCTATTTCTACGGGTTCTGCTTGCTCATCGGGTGTAGAGGCACCTTCACACGTCCTGCAAGCCCTGCATCTGCCCTCCCAGATAATTGAAGGAGCATTACGAATTGGTATT